GCGGCAAACCGTGGTTGATGGTGGCCAGGGTCACCCGGTGACCGATGAGCGTCCCGTCGCCTATGCTGATCCCGCCCTGATCCTGGAAGCAGCAGCAGGCATTGATGAAGACACGGCGGCCGATGCGTATATTTTTGCCGAAGTCGGTATAAAACGGCGGGAACAGACGAAACGTCTCATCCATGGGGCGACCCGTGATCCGCCCCATGATCTCCCGGATCTCATCAGGCGTATGGAAGGTACTGTTCAGCTCCGCGGTCAGGCGCATGGCCTCGTACGAATAAGCGTGCATGCAGTCAAAGGCTTCCGTACCCGTGACCAGCGGCTGTCCCGCATCCAGGTGTTCCAGCAAAGTGTCCAGAGACATCATGGCTCATTCTTCTCCTTCATGACGAAGATCAGGCTGACCGCTGCCGCAAGGCCTGACGGCGACCGCCTGCTGTTTCCCGAAGAGATAGCAAAAGGCATTTATCCGGTAAAATACCTATATCAAATGGCTATCCATGCTTTTTAAGCATGGAATGAGCTGTTTTTCTCCTGGATGCCCTGCCCGCTTTTGCGGCACTCCACAGAGGCCACGGACCCGGCAGAGACAGGCTGCCCATCATGGTCAGGAAACATATACGGCAAGGATCGCCGCCACAGCAGCGTGATGCGCAGGATGAAGGCGGAACAGGCTCTCGTGCGCAGGTCATGGTGCTGCCCCCGACGGACCGGCATGTCCGGCGTACCTGCCCTCTGCCTGCGTCCGGCGTCCTCCATGCCGCCCGGGAGCAGACAGGGCTGCGCCATGACGCATGACCCGGGCCGACGCGCCGCGATCATGTGTGCGCTTCGCCGCAGCGGGCTTCTTTGCCTGTTGCGGTATGCCCTGCGCCTTTCTGCGCCCCCCTGCCCCTTTTCCGCATGACATTCACATGCCAAAGCTGTAGGGTGCCCTCCGAAACGATCAACGGAGGATGACCATGCCGGGTTCCAACGCTACCGGGTTGCTGCTGGCCCTGCTCACAGCCTTATTCTGGGGGGCCCTGCCGCTGGCCCTCAAACATCTGCTCTCCTCGGTGGACGCCATCTCCATCGTCTGCCTGCGCTTCTGGGTGGCTGCGGCCTGGACCTGGGGCCTTTCCTGCCGCTATCCCGGCAACAGCACGCCGCTGGGCCGCCGGGAAAAACTCCTTCTTGTCCTGGCCGCTGCGGGGCTGAGCTGCAACTTCGTGTTCTTCAACTCGTCGGTGGCCTATCTCAGCGCCTCTGCCTGCCAGATCCTGGCCCAGGCGGGCCCTGTCCTCCTGCTGCTGGGCAGCGTGTTCGTCCTGCGCGAGCCCTTCCTCCCCATCCAGGGGAGCAGCGTCATCATCCTGCTCGTGGGCCTCCTCCTGTTTTTCAATACCCGGCTGCTGGAACTGGCCAGCGGCGACATGCTCATCGGCATGGCACTGGGGATCATGGCCGCTGTCGTCTGGGCCGGTTACGGCATTGCCCAGAAAATCCTGCTGCGCACGATCTCGCCCGGGCGTATCATGCGCTTCATCTATCTTGCCGGTGCCCTGGCCCTGACGCCGCTCTCCTCCCCTTCGGCCTTTCTCGAACTGGACCCGCTGCAGATGGGCTGTCTGCTTTTTGCCTGCATCAATACCATCATCGCCTATGGGGCTTTCTCCACGGCCATGAACAACTGGCATGCCGCCAAGGTCAGCGCTGTGGTCACCACGACCCCGCTGTTCACCCTGGGCCTGGAAGCCCTGGGCTCGCTGGTCCTGCCCCAGGTCTTTCCCCTGGAGCACCTGGGCCTGCTCAGTCTTCTGGGGGCTGTTGTCGTCGTACTGGGCGCCATGGGCATCGCCCTTGGCCCCATGCTGCACCTGCCGCACAAGCGATCCTGAGCCGAGCGGTGTGTCCCTGCGCAGACCGCCGGCCTCTTGCGGAGACATGATCCTTGCCGTTGCAGGAAAGGGATAGCCTGCGTTTGCTCCCGGATCGCTCCTGCAGGACATTGCCCCGGACAGCTTCAACTTGACAGCCCGCATCGGACTGCCGTACAAGAAACGACGCGCGCTCGTAGCTCAGTCGGATAGAGCGATTGCCTCCTAAGCAGTAGGCCGCAGGTTCGATTCCTGCCGGGCGCACCACAACAAAATCAAGAGGATACGTGCGCCACGCCCGTATCCTCTTTTTTGTTTCCTGCCCTTTTTGCCACTTTGGTGCCCATATGGTGCCCAGGTACGCCCACCAATAAGTTTGCGGCGCTATTGGCAGCAATTTGCGCGCGTATTGACAGCGATCTTGCTGTAAGCTGTCACGCAATTTGAGAATCTCCGTCACGCGATTTGAGAACGGCGCTCGGCACTTTTTCATAGTTAGCACAGTTGTTGTGTAAAGATTTTCGAACACAAAGGGGCGTAGGTACCGTGTCGAAAATGACACACCCACGCCCCTTATGTTCTTTTTTTGACTACTGCCCCAGCCTGTTTTTGCCCACGGCGGGTTCGAACGTGGCCGCACGGGGGCCTGCGGACTGGCGCAGCGCTCCCCTGGACCAGGCGGGCCTTGCCAGCGGATCTTCGGTATCTGGTGGACACAGCCGTCTTCCCCTGTTGCCTTTTTGTCTGCTGGCCGATGGATACGAATGTGCTCCGGCAGCATGACATGGCCCTGAAACAGCCCCGCCCGGAATGGGAAAAAACACAGAAGACGAAAAAAGCGGCCAGCCTGTTACAGCTGACCGCTTGCGTTTTTTGTGGTGCGCCCGAAGAGATTCGAACTCCTGGCCTACAGGTTCGTAGCCTGTTGCTCTATCCAGCTGAGCTACGAGCGCGTTGTGAAAAGCTATGTATAGCAATCGCCCTGTCCTGTCAAATACTTTCGCGCAAAAAATCATTTTTTGTGCGAAAGCCGCTGCCTGCCTTCCGGCTTCCGGTATGGCAGAAGGCGCAAGGCAGTCCCTTTCCCCGCACTCGCTGCCACCGGGCAGGGAGCAGCACCGCAGGCCAGGACAGCGAATATGCCCGGCAAAAAACGGAGCGGCGATCGATGGAAGTAACGTCCCCGCAGCGCCGCCGCGGGGATCGCCCCGGCAGCCAGAGCCACAGACTGTGTGGGCAGGACGACAGGAATGTCTTTTTGATGCGAGGCCGCGCCGCCCCCCTGCATCACAGGCACAGGCCCCACACAGCAAAGAAGACATTCCAGATTTGGGGAACAAAAAACGGGCCCCAGCTTCACTGGAACCCGTCTGTTTTTTTATGGTCGGGATGGCGCGATTTGAACGCGCGGCCTCAGCGTCCCGAACGCTGCGCTCTAGCCAAACTGAGCCACATCCCGTTGCAAGAGGGGACATTACGCCGAAGCCGCCTTCCATGCAAGCTTTTTTTGCAAAAAAATTTTTCCGGCCATCTCCGCCCTTTTAGAGCCCGTGGCATCTCCGGCAAAACTTTTGGGAATATCGGGCAATTAGGATTTGACTTTATAAAAAAAGGAGCTACAACGCTCATGCCGGTACGCCTGCCCGGTAAAAATCTTTTTGAGGTTGCTTTATGTCGAACACAGGATCCACGGACAATTTCGGCTACAGCCAGGAATTGAAGCGCGAACTCAGCTTCAAGGACGTATTCGTTTACGGCATGCTGTTCATGGTGGTCATCGCCCCCATGTCCATCTATGGCTACATTTCCAAAGACAGTCATATGATGGCGCCCTTCGTCTACTTTGTGGGCATCTGCGCCATGTTCTTCACGGCTCTGAGCTATATGAAGATGAGTAACCGCTTTCCCATCGCCGGTTCGGTCTACGCCTATGTGCAGCGCGGCCTGAACCACCATGTGGGTTTCATTGCCGGCTGGCTCATACTGCTGGACTATGTGTTCGTTCCCGCCCTGCTCTACCTGCTGACCGCCAACTGGTGTGTGGAACTTTTTCCGGCCACGCCCCGCTGGCTGTGGGTCATCGTGTTCGTGGGCATCAATACCCTCATCAATGTCCGCGGCATTACCTATACCGCGCGTGCCGACTGGATCATGTTCTATGTGGAGGCCGTGGTCCTGGCCCTGTTCATCGGCTTCGGCCTCAACTATGTCCTTGGTGAAGGCGGCGGCACCGGCCAGCTAGTCATGGATCCCCTGTACCGCCCCGGCGAGATGAACCTGCAGTTCATCGGCCTGGCCTGCACCATCGCCTGCCTCTCCTTCCTGGGCTTTGACGGCATCTCCACCCTGGCCGAAGAGACCCACCGCCCCGAAGTGACCATCGGTCGCGCCACCATGGCCGCCCTGCTCTGCATCGGCTTCCTGTTCATGCTCCAGACCTATGTGGCCACCATCATCCAGCCCGACATGAGCAGGATGAACCCCGACACGGCCTTCTTCGACGCTGCCGAGCTCGCCGCCGGTGACTGGTTCCGCAAGGTCCTGCTGGTGGTCAACATCCTGGCCGTGGGCATCGCCAATACCATGAACGCCCAGGCCGCCACCTCCCGCGTGCTGTACGGCATGTCCCGCGACAACGTGCTGCCCGGCGTCTCCGGCCTGTTCCGCAAGGTGCACCCCCGCTTCCAGACCCCCTACATCGCCACCATCGCCGTGGGCATCTTCTCCATCCTGGTGGCCGAGCTCTCCACCGTGGAAGACCTGGCCCGCCTGGTGAACTTCGGCGCCCTGACCTCCTTCATCCTGCTGAATCTCGCCGTGTACAATTTCTTCTGGCGCCGCGAGAAGATGCGTGGCGGCAAGGCCCTGCTCAACTATGTGATCTGCCCCTTCTGCGGCGTGCTCATCCTCGGCTATGTGTGGCTCTCCTTCGACAGCATGACCCAGATCGTGGGCTTCAGCTGGCTGGCCGTCGGCCTGGTCATCGGCTACGTCAAGAGCAAGGGCTACAAGGTCGTCCCCGAAGCCTTCCGCAAGAGCGATATGGTGTAACCTTCAGTGCAGGAGTTGAATCATGCAGTACTTTGACAAGGTCGTATATACCTTCAGCGCCGACAACGAACCCACCGGCAGCATCGACTCCGGCGAGATCGTCATCTTCCGCACCCAGGACTGCTTCAGCAACCAGATGCATTCCGAAAGCCAGCTGGTGACCAGCTGCGACTACAGCAAGATGAACCCCGCCACCGGCCCGCTGTTCGTGCGCGACGCGCGGCCCGGCGACGTCATCAGGGTGGAACTGCTGGACGTGCAGTGCGACACCATCGGCACCACCACTACCCTGCCCAAGATCGGCCCCCTCTGGGACATGTGCGAGACCCGCACCAAGCGCATCCCCATCGAGAACGGCAAGGCCGCCTTCAATGACGTGGCCTTCCCCATCAATCCCATGATCGGCGTCATCGGCGTGGCCCCCGAAAAGGGCAAGAGCGTGCCCTGCGGCTACCCCGGCCGCCACGGCGGCAACCTGGACTGCAAGCTGATGGTCAAGGGCAACACCGCCTACTTCCCCGTGCGCGTGGAAGGCGGTCTGGTGCAGATGGGCGACATGCACGCCGTCATGGGCGACAGCGAACTGTGCGGCACCGGTCTGGAGATCAATGGCACCGTCATCGCCCGCGTGAGCGTCATCAAGGACTGCCCGCTGGAATGGCCCGTGCTGGAGACCGCCGACACCTGGTACACCCTGGCCAGCGCCGCCGGTTATGAAGAAGCCCTGCGCCACGCCAGCGTACAGATGCAGGGCCTGGTGGCTGCCGCCACCGGCTGGGATGCCACCGACGCCTACCTGTACATGTCCCTGCGCGGCGATCTGGAGATCTGCCAGGCCTGCAAGCCCTGCGAAGTGGACCTCATCGTGCGTCTCGGTGTGCCCAAGGCCGACATGAAGCGCCCCCTGGTGGGCTAGGGCCCGACCGTCCGGCGCCACCATACAGGAAAAGGCTGTCCGTTATTGCGGGCAGCCTTTTTTCATGTCCTTTTGCCTGAGGAACAGGCAAGACGCTATTTCTTCCTGTCGTGCCGGGAAAGCCGCTCCAGCAGACGGTCATAATAGGTGTCGTCATCAAGATTCAGGGGGCGCTGGTGCTTCATGCGGGCCTGCAGGATCATGAACCGCAGTTTCTGCATCTGGCGCACGCGCTCCTGCTCGTCCCCGCAATGTTCCAGCATATCGGCCAGATTGCTGATCTCCTTGCGTTCGGCCAGCTCCGGCGGCACGCAGCCGGCGTTGCGCAAGACCTTGTAGGCCATGCGCAGTTCCGGGGGGACATGGCTGTCGTCTTCCAGTTCCAGCGGCCTGCCCCGGCCGGGGAGGTCATCGAAATCCCCCCTAGCCATGGATTCTTCGATACGGCGCTCGGCAATGGACTGGATGACCGACCAGGGACTGATCTCAGACATGTTTTTCCTCCGTATCGGGAGCATCGGCCCAGAGTTTTTTCCACTCCATGATCAGCTTGAGGGCCGCCAGCGGCGAAAGTTCCTCGGGATCGAGATCCCGCAGCAGCAGGACCAGCGGATGCGGCCCGGAGGACGGTGCGGCCGGGATGTCGATGGGCAGTGCCGGGGGCTCATCGCGGGCGACCCGCTGTTCCATGCCGGGAAGGGCCAGCGTCTCCGTCTGGGGCGACATGCGCCGCCCCTCGCCCCGGCTTTGCTCCAGTTCCGCCAGGATGGCCCGTGCCCGCTGCACCACCGGCGCAGGCACGCCTGCCAGACGGGCCACCTCCACACCGTAGCTGCGGTCCGCAGGGCCTGGCACCAGCTTGTGCAGGAAGAGGATGTCGCCCCCGTATTCCCGGATGGCGATATTCATGGTGAACACCCCGGGCACGCGCTTTTCCAGCGCCGTCAGCTCATGGTAATGGGTGGCGAACAGGGTACGCACCTCGCCGTGCGCCCGGGCCGCCAGATCCTCCACCACGGCCCAGGCCAGGGCCACACCGTCATAGGTGCTGGTGCCGCGCCCGATCTCGTCCAGGATGACCAGGCTGCGTTTGGTGGCCTGCCGCAGGATGCGGGCCGTCTCCATCATTTCGACCATGAAGGTGCTCTGCCCCTGGGCCAGATTGTCCGAAGCGCCCACGCGCGAGAACAGCCTGTCCACCAGCCCCAGGCGCGCCCGCGTGGCCGGGACCATGGAGCCGGTCTGCGCCAGCAGGCAGATGATGGCCACCTGCCGCAGCACCGTAGACTTGCCCGCCATGTTGGGACCGGTGAGCAGGCACAGGCGGCGCCGGGCATCCAGCGTGATATTGTTGGGCACGAAGTTGGCCGCGCCGATCATGGCTTCCACCACAGGATGCCGCCCTTCCTCGATGAGGATCTCGGCACTGCTGTCCAGCTCGGGACGGCACCAGCCGTTACGGCGCCCCACCTCGGCAAGGCTCTGCCAGTAGTCTAGATGGGCGATGACGTCCGCCATGTGCAGGATGCGCTCCCGCTGCCGGGCCATGAAGGTGCGCAGATCCTGATAGAGCTGATACTCCAGCGTCTTGCGCTTTTCGGAAGCGGAAAGGAGCGCCTCTTCCAGCTCCTTGAGGGCGGGCGTGGTGAAGCGTTCGGCATTGGCCAGGGTCTGGCGGCGGATGAAATGTTCCGGCACCGGCCCGCTGTGCGCGGCCCTGCTCAATTCGTAATAATAACCGAAGACCCGGTTGAAGCCCAGTTTGAGCTTGGCGATGCCGGTCTCCTGCTGCTCGCGGGCCAGTTCTTCCTGCAGCTTCTGCTCGCCGTGTTCCACCAGATCCAGCAGGCGGTCCAGCTCGGCGTTGTAGCCGGCCCTGAACAGGCCGCCGTCCGTGATGACCACCGGCGGGCTGTCCACCAGCGCGCTGCGCAGCAGATGCGCGCAGTCCGCCAGATCGTCCCAGCCCTTGAGCAGGTCATAGATGACGCGGGGCGCGTTTTCCCCGTTCTCCTGCCCGGGCAGCGGATATGTCCCGTCCAGAGGCTGCGTCAGGGCCGCCAGCACGGCGGGCAGGGCCGCCAGGCTGTTGCCGAGGGCGATGAAGTCCCGCGGGGTGGCCCGGTTGACCGTCACGCGCGTGGACAGGCGCTCCAGGTCATAAACGTCCTTCAGGGCTTCCCGCAACAGGGCCCGGCGGTTGTCATCATCGTGCAGCAGGGCCACGGCGTCCTGCACGGCCAGGATGGGGGCCGCCTCGCGCCACGGGTGCCGCAGCATGTCTTCCAGCAGGCGGCCGCCCATGGGAGTCATGGTATCGTCCAGCACATGGCGCAGGGTCCCCTTGCCCTTGCGGCCATTGAGGCGCTGGAAGATTTCCAGATTGCGTTCCGTCACGTCGTCCACCAGCATGTGACGGCCCAGATCCAGCGGCTGGAAGGGCATCAGATGCTCGGGGCGGCGCTTCTGGGTCTGCTCCAGATAGACCAGCAGCGCGCCGCAGGCCCGCACGAGGCAGGGCTTGTTCTGCAGGCCCAGGGCTGCCAGTTCCTGCACGGACTGGGCTTCCAGCAGACGGCGTTCGGCCCTGCGGGCGTCGAAACCGGCTGCCGGGCGTCGCAGCAGGCGCACCCCCTCCAGCAGGCATTTGGGCGGCAATTCCTTGTCGTCCGGCACCAGCAGCTCGCGCGGGGACAGTTTCTGGATCCATTGCCAGAGCTCGGGCAGGCGTTTCACCTCCATGCCGGACCACTGGCCCGTGGAGATGTCCGCCCAGACGAAGGCCCCGGTGTGTCCCTCCCAGAAAGCGGCTCCCAGATAATTGTGGCTGCGGGCATCCAGGTTGGCATCTTCCAGCACGGTGCCGGGCGTCACCACGCAGGTCACGGCCCGTTGCACGAGCCCTTTGGCGGCCTTGGGGTCTTCGGTCTGGTCGCAGATGGCCACATGGAAGCCCTTGTCGATGAGCTGGGCGATGTAGGCCTGCGCGGCATGCCAGGGCACACCGCACATGGGCACGGGATTCTCCGTGTCCCGGCTGCGGCTGGTAAGGGCGATCTGCAGTTCCCGGGCCGCGGTGACGGCATCGTCGAAGAAGAGCTCGTAAAAGTCGCCCATCCGGTAGAACAGCAGCGCATCAGGGTAGTCGGCCTTGATGCGCAGATACTGCTCGAACATGGGAGTCAGCTTGGGAGTTTTTTCTGCCATATGCGTAATTGCGCAGCGGCGCCATCCAAGGACGACGCCGCTGCAGAAAAATGCGCCTGATGCGCGGGGAAAAGGGACTAGGCCTTGTCAGGATCGGGAGCGGTCACTTCTTCCGGCTGGGCCTCGGCCTTTTCCTTGACAGGGGCGGCTTCGATGGCCTGGGCCTTTTCCCGGGAAACCTTGCGGAGGAAATCGCCGCGCGCGGTCTCACCGTCCAGGCTCTTCTTCAGCTTGGCCACTTCACGTTCCAGAGCGGCCACGCGCCACTTGCTCTTCATGTAACGGGCCGTCAGGTGCATCTTGTCCCACAGCAGCAGGGCCACGGCCAGCAGGGCCCCCACGAAGAAGGCCACGATGACGATGAAGTAGAACGGCAGCGGGATGGACGTCATCTCAGGCACGAAGAAGAGATTGAGCTTGAGCGTCATGGCTGTCGACAGGGCCGTCTGGTTCTGGAAGAAGAAGACCAGACTGAAGAAAATCAGCAGAACAAGTAACAGGACCTTTAGATAGCGCATAGTCTCCTCCTCTGCGCGGTGGTGTTCAAAACCTGTCGAAATACGGCTTCAGATGGGCATAGCTGCTGCGCAGGTGTTCCGGGATCGTGCGCACTTCGTCCATCACGGCCATGAAGGAAGAATCCCCGTTCCAGCGCGGCACGAGATGGAAGTGCAGATGTTCCCGGATACCGGCTCCGGCAGCCTGCCCCTGGTTGAGGCCGATATTGATGCCTTCGCAGTGAAAATGTTCCTGCAGCACCAGCGTGCAGCGCTGCATCAGGTCCATGATCTCGTGCGTCTCATCCTTTTCAAGCTGGGCCAGCGCCATCACATGCCGATAGGGACAGACCATGATGTGCCCGTTGCTGTACGGGAACTTGTTCATGATGACAAAAGCATGCCTGCCCCGGTACAGGACAAGCCGTTCCTCATCCTCTTCCCTGCTCTCGGGAAGACAAAAGACACAGCTGTCCGGCTTGGGGCCAAGGATGTACTCGATGCGCCAGGGCGTCCACAATTGTTTCATTTTCTTTTCCTCAATACACGGCTTGCGCTCCAAGGGCAAGTCCTGCCCGGGATGCCGTTCTTTTATTTGGGAAATACGCCTTCCTGCCGGGCCATGTCCAGCGCCAGGCGGCGCTGGCTGTCCGCATCCGGCGTCTCTCCGTCCAGCTTGCCGGCCAGCACGGCCCGCAGGATGCGTCCGAACAGCGGCCCAGGTGCGATGCCCATGTCGCGCAGATCCCGGCCGTCGATATCCGGCTTTTCACGGCGCCACTGGGTGATGTAACGGGAAAGGTTCTTTTGCAGCCCGCTGTCCTCCACACCGGCCATGATGTAGAGCAGGAATTCCAGCGAGAACTTTTCCAGCAGCAGAGAGAGCCCGCTGATCCGCCCCGTCCCGGCCTCAAAGGCCTTTTGCCAGCGGACCAGCTTGGGCTGCACATGCCGCATGGACTCCCGCTGCTGCAGTATCTCCTGCTTGCGTCCTTCAGGCAGGCCCAAGGCGGTGAAATTGGCGGAGACTTCGGCATAGTTCAGCCGGTGCCCCAGCGCCAGGAAGTAGATCAGCCAGTTTTCGACGCGTTCATCGAAATACAGCAGGCGGTACCAGTTGAGCATGGAGCGCACCTGCTGCAGGATCTGGCGCTTGCTCGGTGTCAGGGCCAGTGAGGGCCCCAGGGCCCGCAGCAGGCCCAGACCGTCCAGACGTTCGAAACAGGCCGCCGGATCGTCTTCGTCACATATGTGGGCATATTCGTTGAAGATACGCTTTCCGGACAGTTTGTCCAGCATATGCAGGCTGAGCAGGTTCTTGATGAGTTTTTCCGCGCTGGGCCCGATATGGAAGCCATACCGCTGTTCAAAGCGTACCGCACGCAGACTGCGCGTGGGGTCTTCCACGAAACTCAGGGTGTGCAGCACGCGCAGCACGCCTTCCTTGATGTCCCGCTGCCCGCCGAAAAAGTCCACCAGCTGCCCGTAGGGCGTGCAGTCCAGACGGATGGCCAGGGCATTGATGGTGAAGTCGCGCCGGAACAGGTCCATCTTGATGGATGAAAGTTCCACCGTGGGCAGGGCTGCCGGGGACTCGTAATACTCCAGGCGCGCGGTGGCCACGTCGATACGCTGCTCCACACCGTCTTCGTCATGGTAGATGACCATGGAGGTCAAAAACTTGCGGTGCTCGCGCACACGGCCGCCCAGTTCGGCGGCCAGGGCCCTGGCAAAGGTCACGCCCTCGCCCTCCACCACGAAATCCACGTCATGGTTGGGCCGGTCCAGCAAAAGGTCGCGCACGAAACCGCCCACCACATAGACAGGCATGTTCAGCCGCTGTCCCAGACGGCCCGCCAGCTCCAGCAGATGGCGCACCCGCGCGGGCAGGCGGTCGCGCAGCAGCTTGGCCACATTGCGCTCGCGCGAGCTGTTCTCCTGATAGTCCAGGACCTGACCGGGTTCGGAGGTCATGACGTTGATGAGGTCCGTGCGGGTCACCACCCCCACCACCAGTTCCTTGTCCACGATGGGCACCAGACGCTGGCGGCCGCCCACGATGATGGACGAGATGTCCCGCAGGGGCGCATCCGGGGCCAGCGTCTTGATATTGCGGCGCATGTAGTCGTCCACGGGCCGTTCGCCCAGCTTGTGGCTGGTGGCGCGGGAAGCCGTCTGGGCATCCAGGATGCCGATGCAGTGCCGTGTCCCGGGCCGGAAGACGGGCACGGCCTTGAGGCCGAAATGCATCATCAGGGTATCGGCCTCGCGCATGCTGCGGTCCGACTCGATCCCCACCGCCGGGGACGACATATAATCGCTGGCGGTCTTTTCCGGCCCTGCCTGCATGTGCAGGTTGCGCACGATAGCGTCATGGACCTCGTTGAGGGTCAGGTTGCGGATGGATGCCGATGCGGCATAGGCATGGCCGCCCCCGCCCAGCTCCGCACAGATGCGGCCCACGTTGATGGCGTCGCTGCGGCTGCGGGCCACCACCTGCACCCGGTCCTCCATGCGTCCCACGGCAAAGAGGACGGTGAACTTCTCCATCTCCATCAGCCGGTGGGCCAGATAGGCGAAATCCCCCAGATAATGTTCCATGGAGGCCTCGGCGATGACCACCGGCTCGTTGTTGATATGGTAGACGCGCGCCGATTCCAGCAGGCTGTTGAGGGCCCGCACATGCAGGCTGGTCAGCTCATGGGCCGCCATCTCGTTGATGGCATTGACATCCATGCCCTGGGTCAGCAGCCAGGCCGAGCTTTCAAAATCCAGCGGCGTGGTGGAACTGTAGGTGAACGAGCCCGTATCCCCGTAGATGCCGAGCCCCAGCAGGGTGGCGTCCGCGGCTTCCAGCACGGCCCCCCGCTGCCGCAGCTCCCGCACCAGCAGGGCCGTGACCGAGCCCACGGTCTCCACATGGCTCGTCCGGGCCGGGACGTCCTCGGACGACGCCGGATGATGGTCCCAGACCTCGACGGACACCCCTTCCCTGTCCAGCAGGGCCGATACATGCCGGACACGCTCGCGCTGGCGTGTATCCACCAGCACGAGGTGGGTGATCTCGTCCCAGGGGATGTCGGCAGTTTCGGTCAGGCTGTAGCGTTTGGCATCCAGCGAGGCCACGACCTTCTGCAGGCCGCGTTCCTGCGTCCCCGGGAACAGCAGCAGGCTGCCGGGATACAGGAAATGGGCCGCCAGCATGGCCGCGAAGGAATCGAAATCGGCATTGGCATGGCAGGTGACCAGGACCCGGGGAGAAGATGCGGACATTACGACTGACTCCGTGGATGGAACTGCCTGTGCAGGGCATGGAGACGTTCGGCCTGCACATGGGTATAGATCTCGGTGGCGCTGATGTCGGCATGGCCCAGCAAAAGCTGCACGGCCCGCAGGTCAGCCCCCCCCTCCAGCAGATGGGTGGCAAAGGAATGGCGGAAGGTGTGCGGCGATATGGAACGCCGTATGCCCGCCAGCAGGGCGTATTTCTTGACCATCTTCCAGACGTACTGGCGGCTCAGGCCCTTGCCGGAACGGTTGAGGAAAAGATGGCGGCTCTGGGGCGAAAACTCGTCACGCCAGAAGGACAGCCACTGCTGCAACAGGTCGAGCACCAGGGCATGGAGCGGCACCAGCCTGTCCTTGGCGCCCTTGCCCGACACCAGCACCAGCCCCCGCTGCATGTCCACATCCGCCACCAGCAGGTTGCAGACCTCCGAGACGCGCAGGCCCGCCGCATAGAGCATCTCCAGCAGGCAGCGGTCACGGCGGCCGCACTTTTCGCGCATGTCCGGCAGTTGCAGCAAACGGTCCATCTCGGCCTTGCTCAGGACTTCCGGCAGGTACTGGGGCAGACGCGGGCTTTCCAGCAGGCTGGCG
This is a stretch of genomic DNA from Desulfovibrio piger. It encodes these proteins:
- a CDS encoding DapH/DapD/GlmU-related protein; translation: MMSLDTLLEHLDAGQPLVTGTEAFDCMHAYSYEAMRLTAELNSTFHTPDEIREIMGRITGRPMDETFRLFPPFYTDFGKNIRIGRRVFINACCCFQDQGGISIGDGTLIGHRVTLATINHGLPPDRRHVHHIAPIVIGRDVWIGSGAILLPGVHVGDGAVVAAGAVVRADVPARTIVAGVPARIIKKVDQGA
- a CDS encoding DMT family transporter, with the translated sequence MPGSNATGLLLALLTALFWGALPLALKHLLSSVDAISIVCLRFWVAAAWTWGLSCRYPGNSTPLGRREKLLLVLAAAGLSCNFVFFNSSVAYLSASACQILAQAGPVLLLLGSVFVLREPFLPIQGSSVIILLVGLLLFFNTRLLELASGDMLIGMALGIMAAVVWAGYGIAQKILLRTISPGRIMRFIYLAGALALTPLSSPSAFLELDPLQMGCLLFACINTIIAYGAFSTAMNNWHAAKVSAVVTTTPLFTLGLEALGSLVLPQVFPLEHLGLLSLLGAVVVVLGAMGIALGPMLHLPHKRS
- a CDS encoding APC family permease, translating into MSNTGSTDNFGYSQELKRELSFKDVFVYGMLFMVVIAPMSIYGYISKDSHMMAPFVYFVGICAMFFTALSYMKMSNRFPIAGSVYAYVQRGLNHHVGFIAGWLILLDYVFVPALLYLLTANWCVELFPATPRWLWVIVFVGINTLINVRGITYTARADWIMFYVEAVVLALFIGFGLNYVLGEGGGTGQLVMDPLYRPGEMNLQFIGLACTIACLSFLGFDGISTLAEETHRPEVTIGRATMAALLCIGFLFMLQTYVATIIQPDMSRMNPDTAFFDAAELAAGDWFRKVLLVVNILAVGIANTMNAQAATSRVLYGMSRDNVLPGVSGLFRKVHPRFQTPYIATIAVGIFSILVAELSTVEDLARLVNFGALTSFILLNLAVYNFFWRREKMRGGKALLNYVICPFCGVLILGYVWLSFDSMTQIVGFSWLAVGLVIGYVKSKGYKVVPEAFRKSDMV
- a CDS encoding acetamidase/formamidase family protein, coding for MQYFDKVVYTFSADNEPTGSIDSGEIVIFRTQDCFSNQMHSESQLVTSCDYSKMNPATGPLFVRDARPGDVIRVELLDVQCDTIGTTTTLPKIGPLWDMCETRTKRIPIENGKAAFNDVAFPINPMIGVIGVAPEKGKSVPCGYPGRHGGNLDCKLMVKGNTAYFPVRVEGGLVQMGDMHAVMGDSELCGTGLEINGTVIARVSVIKDCPLEWPVLETADTWYTLASAAGYEEALRHASVQMQGLVAAATGWDATDAYLYMSLRGDLEICQACKPCEVDLIVRLGVPKADMKRPLVG
- a CDS encoding DnaJ family domain-containing protein; its protein translation is MSEISPWSVIQSIAERRIEESMARGDFDDLPGRGRPLELEDDSHVPPELRMAYKVLRNAGCVPPELAERKEISNLADMLEHCGDEQERVRQMQKLRFMILQARMKHQRPLNLDDDTYYDRLLERLSRHDRKK
- the mutS gene encoding DNA mismatch repair protein MutS produces the protein MAEKTPKLTPMFEQYLRIKADYPDALLFYRMGDFYELFFDDAVTAARELQIALTSRSRDTENPVPMCGVPWHAAQAYIAQLIDKGFHVAICDQTEDPKAAKGLVQRAVTCVVTPGTVLEDANLDARSHNYLGAAFWEGHTGAFVWADISTGQWSGMEVKRLPELWQWIQKLSPRELLVPDDKELPPKCLLEGVRLLRRPAAGFDARRAERRLLEAQSVQELAALGLQNKPCLVRACGALLVYLEQTQKRRPEHLMPFQPLDLGRHMLVDDVTERNLEIFQRLNGRKGKGTLRHVLDDTMTPMGGRLLEDMLRHPWREAAPILAVQDAVALLHDDDNRRALLREALKDVYDLERLSTRVTVNRATPRDFIALGNSLAALPAVLAALTQPLDGTYPLPGQENGENAPRVIYDLLKGWDDLADCAHLLRSALVDSPPVVITDGGLFRAGYNAELDRLLDLVEHGEQKLQEELAREQQETGIAKLKLGFNRVFGYYYELSRAAHSGPVPEHFIRRQTLANAERFTTPALKELEEALLSASEKRKTLEYQLYQDLRTFMARQRERILHMADVIAHLDYWQSLAEVGRRNGWCRPELDSSAEILIEEGRHPVVEAMIGAANFVPNNITLDARRRLCLLTGPNMAGKSTVLRQVAIICLLAQTGSMVPATRARLGLVDRLFSRVGASDNLAQGQSTFMVEMMETARILRQATKRSLVILDEIGRGTSTYDGVALAWAVVEDLAARAHGEVRTLFATHYHELTALEKRVPGVFTMNIAIREYGGDILFLHKLVPGPADRSYGVEVARLAGVPAPVVQRARAILAELEQSRGEGRRMSPQTETLALPGMEQRVARDEPPALPIDIPAAPSSGPHPLVLLLRDLDPEELSPLAALKLIMEWKKLWADAPDTEEKHV